The following coding sequences lie in one Merismopedia glauca CCAP 1448/3 genomic window:
- a CDS encoding WecB/TagA/CpsF family glycosyltransferase has translation MYQEKITILNVDIDNISQDELLRNLTLNGGVVYTPNVDHLVRLQEDVEFSIAYNMATYRVCDSQIIMYASKFLGTPLREKLCGSDLFPAFYNYNKDNQNVKIFLLGGKEGVAKKAQQNINQKVGREIVIAAHSPSFGFDQNEEECREIIELIEASGANVLAIGVGTPKQEKWIYKYKSMLKNIKIILAIGATVDFEAGNIRRAPKWISNIGLEWLYRLVREPKRLGKRYLLDDLPFLGLIIKQKLQGADEDRRSRETF, from the coding sequence ATGTATCAAGAAAAAATAACGATCTTAAATGTAGATATAGACAATATATCACAAGATGAATTGCTGAGAAACTTAACACTCAATGGTGGAGTTGTTTATACTCCCAATGTCGATCACTTAGTTAGGTTACAGGAAGATGTAGAGTTTTCTATAGCTTACAATATGGCTACTTACAGAGTATGTGATAGCCAAATTATTATGTATGCTTCTAAATTTTTAGGTACACCCTTGCGAGAAAAACTGTGCGGTTCCGATTTATTTCCCGCTTTCTATAACTACAATAAAGATAATCAAAATGTCAAAATATTTCTGCTTGGTGGTAAAGAAGGAGTAGCTAAAAAAGCCCAACAAAATATTAATCAGAAAGTTGGTAGAGAAATAGTTATAGCGGCTCATTCTCCCTCATTTGGATTCGATCAAAACGAGGAAGAATGTCGTGAAATCATTGAACTGATCGAGGCTTCTGGCGCAAATGTCTTAGCTATAGGAGTGGGGACTCCTAAGCAAGAAAAGTGGATTTATAAATATAAGTCAATGCTCAAAAACATAAAAATAATTTTGGCTATTGGTGCCACAGTTGACTTTGAAGCAGGTAATATTAGAAGAGCGCCAAAATGGATCAGTAATATTGGTTTAGAGTGGCTATATAGATTAGTTAGAGAACCGAAGAGATTGGGCAAAAGATATTTATTAGACGATCTACCTTTCTTAGGGTTAATCATCAAGCAAAAACTTCAGGGTGCTGACGAAGATCGCAGAAGTCGAGAAACTTTTTAA
- a CDS encoding glycosyltransferase family 2 protein gives MWKIIDIFLLIGATTVLVPILVLSIECFAALLPGKSEDSDDSTQRPQIAVLVPAHNEASGIAATLQAIQPQLTAIDRLVVVADNCEDETAAIARNLGATVVERQDPEKKGKGYALDYGIQYLAADPPEVVVIIDADCDVSPETIEKIATLAEVSQKPVQATYLMAFPPNSSLSNQVSAFAFKVKNLVRPFGLRKLGLPCSLMGTGMAFPWSVISQAPLASGNIVEDMQLGVDLAICSHSTIFCADTVVQGRLPQQQEATVTQKTRWEHGHLQIILTQSPKLVKEAIKQKRWELLTMALDLSVPPLSLLTFLWLAIASLSLFAGILGGIWSPIILSSIAGLLLFSSIIMTWAKFARDELQLSKLFFIPVYMLQKIPLYLRFLVKPQKIWIRTQRD, from the coding sequence ATTACCTGGTAAATCCGAAGATTCTGACGACAGCACTCAAAGACCGCAGATTGCCGTTTTAGTACCAGCACATAACGAAGCTAGTGGAATTGCGGCAACTTTGCAGGCAATTCAACCGCAATTAACGGCTATAGATCGATTAGTAGTGGTAGCTGATAACTGTGAAGATGAAACTGCGGCGATCGCCCGCAATTTAGGTGCTACCGTTGTAGAAAGACAAGATCCAGAGAAAAAGGGCAAAGGATACGCTCTAGACTATGGTATCCAATATTTAGCCGCCGATCCTCCCGAAGTGGTCGTCATTATCGATGCTGATTGCGACGTATCTCCAGAAACTATTGAAAAAATCGCTACCCTAGCAGAAGTTAGCCAGAAACCCGTACAAGCTACTTACTTAATGGCATTTCCTCCCAACTCTAGCTTGTCAAATCAGGTTTCAGCATTTGCCTTTAAAGTCAAGAATTTAGTACGTCCTTTCGGTTTAAGAAAACTAGGTTTACCATGTTCTTTGATGGGAACAGGTATGGCTTTCCCTTGGTCAGTAATTAGCCAAGCTCCGTTAGCTAGCGGTAATATAGTTGAAGATATGCAGCTTGGTGTAGACTTAGCTATATGTAGTCATTCAACCATTTTTTGTGCCGATACTGTCGTACAGGGGCGTTTACCTCAGCAGCAAGAAGCTACGGTAACCCAAAAAACCCGTTGGGAACACGGTCATCTCCAAATTATTCTTACCCAGTCACCCAAGTTAGTCAAAGAGGCTATTAAACAAAAAAGGTGGGAATTATTGACTATGGCATTAGATTTATCTGTACCACCGCTTTCTTTACTAACATTTTTGTGGCTGGCGATCGCTAGCTTAAGTCTATTTGCTGGTATCTTGGGAGGAATCTGGAGTCCAATTATCTTATCTTCTATCGCTGGATTGCTGTTATTTAGCTCTATTATCATGACTTGGGCTAAATTTGCGAGAGATGAATTACAACTGAGCAAACTCTTCTTTATTCCGGTGTATATGCTCCAAAAAATTCCTTTATACCTTCGTTTTCTAGTAAAGCCCCAAAAAATCTGGATTCGCACTCAAAGAGATTAA